The sequence TTATAATTTTTTTACAAATTTATGTGCGCTCCTGCATATTTAATGTTGAAAGAGGAGGGGGTAACCGCCCCCTCTTCTAGATTGGAGGGATTACCATCGTGAAGAAAAAAATTACAGTTACAATAGCGCTGGTTATGATTTTAATAGCAAGTATTATTTTCTTAATCTATCGCCAGCGTAAAAGCACTGAGGCCGAACTTTTTTTAAATGATTGGGAAGGATATATATGTGCGAGTAGTAATGAAGTTTTTCTATTGCAGATTCCTTGGTTCGTAATAAATAAAGATATAAAATTAAGTGAAATCAAATTTTATTTGTTAAATTTACCTGATACAGCAGAGATAATCAAAAAAGATATTGAGTTGCGATATTCGAGAGAAAATATATCGCAGTATTTAATAAACTTTTATATAAAGATCAAAACACCGCATTTATATAAAAATGACAATCTTAATTTGATAATAGAAAAAAGTAATGTTAAGGGCATAATTCCTTTGGGAAGATGGGTTTTTGAAATTATACCGTATGAGCAAAATGAATTAAGGATTCGTGAGCATATAACCATGTATAGTGGTAAAAATATAGATTATCCATATTATATGTTTGTAGTGGAGAACAAGAGCAACCAACCGGTAACTCTGCATGATATAGCTTACGATTCTCCCAATTTAACTAAAATAAATATCAAATATGACGATAACGCAACATTAGAAAATAACGAATGGAAGGATTTCCCCATAGGCGGGTTGACTTTAGCACCTTTTTCTTCTAAGGCCGTAGCTGTTTTTATTGAATCAAAAAATTCCAAGAAACTATACGCTCTTAAACCTAAAATAATATATTCTATTAATGATAAAATCTTTGAGATGCCTGGTGATATGTATCTCGTTACAATTTCAATGTCAAAAGAAGATATTATGAGAAAAGCAATGAGATGAATATTTATTGTACCTGAATCCGTTGATTATTAAATTCCCAAAAACCTTGTACGAGTAAGAAAAAAGTTGTAAAATCCAAGTAAGGGGACAAAAAACGCAATCTTCACGAACTTTTAAACACCTCTCTGAATTTGAGCGAGGTTAAATATATGCCTTACTAAAAGAAGGTTACTCACAGGCTGAAATAGCGAAATGGAGATTATTCTAAACGTCGTATCACTGATGAAAGAATAAACTCAAAGGAAAAAATAATTTCATTACTTCAAACAGTGTATTCTTCTCAATTATCTGAAAAAATCTATACCGATACGCTCGAGTTTTATTCTGAGAACGGGTATGTATACCAGCCTAATTTTGAATTTATATATACCAAAGATTGGAACAAAGCAAATATTAAACGTATTAATAACAAAGGCGATGTAGCTGTTGTTATAGTTGAAGTACCAGAGGAAATCGGTGAAGAGTGCATACAATGCATTCTAAGCATTGAATTCATTTATGAAAAAGCGGACGGCTGGAAACTAAATTCTCTTATTTATTGACAAAAACAGGGGGAAGGTAATGCAACAAACTTCTTTGATTCATTGAGTATAAGAAATTGTTTTTCCTCTCCAAGTGAGGGGCGTTTTTTTTTGTTTCTCAGCTTGCAGCAACAATTAACCCTTGACAAAACTGAGAAAATTTTATAATATTTAAATATAGAACAAATGTAATTAAGAAGAACAGATGTAAAGGCTGTTGATAGTATGAGGACATGGAAAGATGAACGGTTAATGGTAAAAATAGCGAATATGTATTACAATGAAAATTTGACCCAGCAGAATATATCGGATAGGTTAGGGATATCAAGACCTGTAGTTTCGCGCCTCCTTCAAAGGGCAAGAGAGGAAAATATTGTTGAAATAAAAATAAATTCATTTTACAGCTTCGCGGATAAGGAAAAACTGCTCGAAAAAATGTATAATCTAGAAGAGGTAATTATTGTGCCCTATCAAAACGAGGGAGCAGTCAATTTAAAGGAAATCTTAGGAGAAGCGGCTGCCGATTATTTAGAGAGAATTATAAAAGACGGTGACATTGTAGGAGTTTCATGGGGAACTACATTATACGAGATACCCCGACATCTGACCAACAAAAGGGTATTGCCGAATACAACCTTTGTACCCCTTGTGGGAGGAATAGGCCAAACAAAATATGAAGTTCATTCTAACCAGATAGTAATTCAGTTGGCTGAGAAATTTGGATGCAAATGTATTCTCCTCCATGCACCTGCTATAGTTGACAGTATTGAAATAAAAGAAATAATTATCTCTGATATGAATGCGAAGAATGTTCTGGAGCTGGCCAGGAAGTCGGATATTGCCCTTGTTGGCGTCGGCGCTCCTATCAGCACGTCTAATATACTGAAATCGGGATATATAGGAGAAAGAGAATTGAAAAATTTGAAGCAGAGCGGTGCAATAGGGGATATATGTACCTTTTTCTTCAATGAAAAAGGTGAATTGTGTGATGTGGAAATAAACAACCGAGTGGTAGGTATAACCTTAGATGACCTGCGGAAGATACCGAGGGTCATCGGCATAGCGGGTGGCAAACAGAAAGCCATGTCAATCCTTGGTGCCCTTAGAGGCAGCTACCTGGATGTGCTGGTTACCGATGAACGGACCGCCGATTATTTGATTAGTCAGGGCAGGTGATATAGTGTGGCATAGAGTGCTTTTTGTTATCGGCTTGTTTTGGATTTTGCAGGTTATTATGACGTATTTTCAAGTTAAGCATTATCAGTCAAGAATTAGAGAACTTAGGAAAAAAGGCGCTATCGGGATAGGTACTGTAAAAGGCAAATTGAGGGCAGGGGTTATAATTATTTTAGCAGTAAAAAATGAACATGTAGCCGATGCAGAGATTATGAAAGGCTATAGCGTTTTTGCGAGATTCAAAAGAATACCGGGCCTTGTAGGTAAAAGAGTCAACGAACTTTTAGAAAATAATTTTAATTTGAGTAAAGCGGAAAAGAAGGCACTGGAGATTGCTGTGAAAACCTTAACTGAAAATCACAGCCTTGAGGGAGAGCTGCAAAATGGCTGACCAACCTGACAGAAGAGTAAGTCTAACACCGGGATGTAAGATATATCATTTATTTAATTATTCAGAGGTAATAGTTAAAGGAAATAAAGAGGTATTCCTTATAAAAATAGAAAAAATTGATAATCAGAGATCGCATGATTTTGGGCCGCGGGCCAAGAGGAAATAGCTCTTGGTTTTTTTATTTAATAAACAAAAGATTGCG is a genomic window of Koleobacter methoxysyntrophicus containing:
- a CDS encoding sugar-binding transcriptional regulator — encoded protein: MRTWKDERLMVKIANMYYNENLTQQNISDRLGISRPVVSRLLQRAREENIVEIKINSFYSFADKEKLLEKMYNLEEVIIVPYQNEGAVNLKEILGEAAADYLERIIKDGDIVGVSWGTTLYEIPRHLTNKRVLPNTTFVPLVGGIGQTKYEVHSNQIVIQLAEKFGCKCILLHAPAIVDSIEIKEIIISDMNAKNVLELARKSDIALVGVGAPISTSNILKSGYIGERELKNLKQSGAIGDICTFFFNEKGELCDVEINNRVVGITLDDLRKIPRVIGIAGGKQKAMSILGALRGSYLDVLVTDERTADYLISQGR
- a CDS encoding DL-endopeptidase inhibitor IseA family protein, with product MNSKEKIISLLQTVYSSQLSEKIYTDTLEFYSENGYVYQPNFEFIYTKDWNKANIKRINNKGDVAVVIVEVPEEIGEECIQCILSIEFIYEKADGWKLNSLIY
- a CDS encoding transcriptional regulator GutM, translated to MLFVIGLFWILQVIMTYFQVKHYQSRIRELRKKGAIGIGTVKGKLRAGVIIILAVKNEHVADAEIMKGYSVFARFKRIPGLVGKRVNELLENNFNLSKAEKKALEIAVKTLTENHSLEGELQNG